The nucleotide window ACAAATCCGACAAGGAGTAAAAAATAATCAAGCCCAATCCGACCAAAACAGCCAGAAATATGCGTTGAGCTAATTTTTCATTTTCAATAGAACTTAGCATGGAATTTAGTTACTTTCGAAGATTCATAAACGATATGGAAGCTGATCAACAACAACCCATTAAGGCCCTCAAAAACCAGGTTACCGATTATGTTGAATTGAGGTCTGAACATACCAAACTTAGCCTGATTGAGAACACGGCTAAGATAACAGCTTATTTCTCCTCCACCCTCATCATTGTTATTTTAGTTTTGTTTTTGGTTTTGGCCTTGTTTGTATCGGTAAGTTTTTTTCTAGGACAATTGTTTGGAAATTATGGACTTGGTTTCCTTATTTCTGCCGGATTTTACTTGTTATTACTCCTGTTCTTTTTCCTTGGATTTAAGAAAAAATTGGAGTTATACATCATTAATAAAATCATTGAATTAACCCATGGAGAATAAGCCTAAAACCCCCATTACAAACCTGGAAAGTTTGCAGCGACGCAAAGCCGAATTGGCTGTATTGTGTAAAGAAAAGGAAATGCAAATTGGACTTCAGGTCGATCATATCAGCGACAATTTAGGTCCTATTGCCATTCAAAGTCTCACCGGTTATCAGTGGAATAAGGAGG belongs to Bacteroidia bacterium and includes:
- a CDS encoding phage holin family protein translates to MEFSYFRRFINDMEADQQQPIKALKNQVTDYVELRSEHTKLSLIENTAKITAYFSSTLIIVILVLFLVLALFVSVSFFLGQLFGNYGLGFLISAGFYLLLLLFFFLGFKKKLELYIINKIIELTHGE